A region of Nocardioides sp. JS614 DNA encodes the following proteins:
- a CDS encoding NAD-dependent succinate-semialdehyde dehydrogenase: MYAVTNPATGELISEFDTATDAQVREAVSRADLAFQSWKSTPLEERSRTLARAADLFLERSDELARAITQEMGKRLEESRGEVRIASDIFHYYSDNAPKLLADETIAIQGGEAKILKRPVGVLLGIMPWNYPYYQVARFAAPNLVLGNTIILKHAPSCPQSSALVEQLLHDAGVPVDAYINVYATNEQVAWALADPRIQGVSVTGSERAGAAVAAEAGRNLKKVVLELGGSDPMVILDTDDLDALVETAMESRMGNTGQACNAPKRMIVVDELYDDFVTKMVQAARRLQPGDPLDPETTLAPLSSEQAAVRLIGQLDEARNQGATIRVGGHRVERPGAYVEPTVITDVTPEMSAYRDELFGPVAIIFRVDDEDDAVRLANDTPFGLGASVFSGDSERAERVAARIDAGMVYLNQAGGSQPDLPFGGIKRSGIGRELGALGIEEFMNKKVVRL; this comes from the coding sequence GTGTACGCCGTCACCAACCCGGCCACGGGCGAGCTGATCAGCGAGTTCGACACGGCAACCGACGCGCAGGTTCGCGAGGCCGTCAGCCGCGCCGACCTCGCCTTCCAGTCCTGGAAGAGCACGCCGCTGGAGGAGCGCTCCCGGACCCTGGCTCGGGCCGCAGACCTGTTCCTCGAGCGCAGCGACGAGTTGGCCCGCGCCATCACCCAGGAGATGGGCAAGCGCCTCGAGGAGAGCCGGGGGGAGGTACGCATCGCCTCGGACATCTTCCATTACTACTCCGACAACGCTCCGAAGCTGCTCGCGGACGAAACCATCGCCATCCAGGGCGGCGAGGCCAAGATCCTCAAGCGGCCTGTCGGGGTGCTGCTCGGGATCATGCCGTGGAACTACCCGTACTACCAGGTCGCCCGCTTCGCGGCGCCCAACCTGGTGCTGGGCAACACGATCATCCTCAAGCACGCGCCGTCCTGTCCGCAGTCCTCGGCCCTGGTCGAGCAGCTCTTGCACGACGCCGGGGTACCGGTTGACGCCTACATCAACGTCTACGCCACCAACGAGCAGGTCGCCTGGGCCCTCGCTGATCCGCGCATCCAGGGCGTATCCGTCACTGGCAGCGAGCGAGCCGGCGCGGCCGTCGCGGCCGAGGCCGGCAGGAATCTGAAGAAGGTGGTTCTCGAACTGGGTGGCTCGGACCCCATGGTCATCCTCGACACCGACGATCTCGATGCCCTGGTCGAGACGGCCATGGAGTCACGGATGGGCAACACCGGACAGGCGTGCAACGCGCCCAAGCGGATGATCGTGGTGGACGAGCTCTACGACGACTTCGTGACGAAGATGGTCCAGGCTGCCCGCAGACTCCAGCCAGGGGACCCGCTTGATCCGGAGACGACGCTTGCCCCGCTGTCGTCGGAGCAGGCCGCCGTACGCTTGATCGGACAGCTCGACGAGGCGCGCAACCAGGGCGCCACCATCCGCGTGGGCGGTCACCGGGTCGAGCGACCCGGCGCCTACGTCGAGCCAACGGTGATCACTGACGTCACGCCGGAGATGTCGGCCTATCGGGACGAACTCTTCGGCCCGGTGGCCATCATCTTCCGAGTCGATGACGAGGACGACGCGGTTCGACTCGCGAACGACACGCCCTTCGGCCTCGGCGCCAGCGTCTTCTCAGGCGATTCCGAGCGCGCCGAGCGCGTGGCAGCCCGGATCGACGCCGGCATGGTCTACCTCAACCAGGCTGGCGGCTCGCAGCCCGACCTCCCCTTTGGCGGCATCAAGCGCTCCGGCATCGGCCGCGAACTCGGTGCCCTCGGCATCGAGGAGTTCATGAACAAGAAGGTCGTGCGGCTCTGA
- a CDS encoding ABC transporter ATP-binding protein: protein MSSAERSRPVLELDGITKRFGSVTANEDVTFDLRAGEIHALVGENGAGKTTLMRILYGMYSRDGGTIRVDGQAVDFRKPADSIGHGIGMVHQHFMLVPSFTVAENLTLGAEPGGRGRYRRKAAEEAVRSPMQRLGVQFDPSLKAGSLSVARQQQVEIMKVLYRGARIIILDEPTAVLTPQETEELFRLLRRLADGGDSIIFISHKLREVFAIADRITVLRQGRTISTHECASTTPGEIVAHMTGREGVNLGRVEREATAAGVVLRAADLSTAARGHDAALDRVSLEVRSGEIVGIAGVEGNGQSVLAEALMGTTPLAQGRIELNGLDITDRTVAHRRDLGLAYVPEDRHLQGVPINGTVIEGLAAGRIRKMPRGKALGLAFPHALRSWVGDMITKYGIRTRDADAHCGTLSGGNQQKVVIARELEEEPDCLLLCQPTRGVDLGAIESIYFQIAKATTRGCAVLLVSADLDEIFRLADRVLVMFDGRVVADVRVEETTREELGMYMMGTHGDGVAA from the coding sequence GTGAGCAGCGCTGAGCGCTCCCGTCCGGTCTTGGAGCTGGATGGGATCACCAAGCGTTTCGGCAGTGTCACGGCCAACGAGGACGTCACCTTCGACCTGAGGGCGGGAGAGATCCACGCCCTCGTCGGGGAGAACGGCGCCGGGAAGACCACGCTGATGCGGATCCTCTACGGAATGTACTCCCGTGACGGCGGGACGATCCGCGTCGACGGACAGGCGGTGGACTTCCGCAAGCCGGCCGACTCCATCGGTCATGGGATCGGGATGGTCCACCAGCACTTCATGCTGGTGCCCAGCTTCACGGTCGCGGAGAACCTCACCCTTGGTGCGGAGCCCGGCGGCCGGGGCCGCTACCGGCGCAAAGCTGCCGAGGAAGCGGTGCGATCGCCGATGCAGAGGCTGGGTGTGCAGTTCGATCCCAGCCTCAAGGCCGGCTCGCTCAGCGTGGCGCGGCAGCAGCAGGTCGAGATCATGAAGGTGCTCTACCGTGGCGCCCGGATCATCATCCTGGACGAGCCGACGGCGGTCTTGACGCCGCAGGAGACCGAGGAGCTGTTCCGCCTCCTGCGTCGTCTCGCCGATGGCGGCGACTCGATCATCTTCATCTCCCACAAGCTGCGCGAGGTGTTCGCGATCGCGGACCGGATCACGGTGCTGCGGCAGGGTCGCACGATCAGCACCCACGAGTGCGCGAGCACCACGCCGGGAGAGATCGTCGCTCACATGACCGGTCGCGAAGGGGTCAACCTCGGGCGGGTCGAGAGGGAGGCCACGGCGGCAGGCGTGGTGCTGCGCGCCGCCGACCTGTCCACGGCGGCGCGCGGTCACGACGCCGCGCTCGACCGGGTCTCCCTGGAGGTCCGATCCGGCGAGATCGTCGGCATCGCCGGCGTGGAGGGCAACGGCCAGTCGGTGCTCGCCGAAGCCCTGATGGGCACGACGCCCCTCGCCCAAGGCCGGATCGAGCTCAACGGTCTCGACATCACCGACCGGACGGTGGCCCATCGGCGCGACCTCGGCCTGGCCTACGTCCCAGAGGACCGCCACCTCCAAGGCGTGCCGATCAACGGCACGGTCATCGAGGGCCTGGCAGCCGGCCGGATACGGAAGATGCCTCGCGGGAAGGCCCTCGGGCTGGCCTTCCCCCATGCGTTGCGCAGCTGGGTGGGCGACATGATCACCAAGTACGGCATCCGCACCCGCGACGCCGATGCCCACTGCGGCACCCTCTCCGGTGGCAATCAGCAGAAGGTCGTGATCGCCCGCGAGTTGGAGGAGGAGCCCGACTGCCTGCTGCTGTGCCAACCCACACGAGGCGTCGACCTGGGCGCGATCGAGTCGATCTACTTCCAGATCGCCAAGGCCACGACCCGCGGCTGCGCCGTACTGCTCGTGTCCGCCGACCTCGACGAGATCTTCCGCCTCGCCGACCGCGTGCTAGTCATGTTCGACGGCCGGGTCGTTGCCGACGTACGGGTGGAAGAGACCACGCGCGAAGAGCTCGGCATGTACATGATGGGAACTCACGGGGACGGCGTGGCCGCATGA
- a CDS encoding cytidine deaminase encodes MRQLTREEVELFHRAREVLEGSFHPEIHQVAAAARTGDGQVFVGLHIGSRRINVCAESSAFANVEIANAGPVLSMVAVCKDEAGRVVVTNPCGVCRELMQQYAPDAQVIVDHGGEVRSVPSASLIPTPWRFPHETAWTVEEPSEGEE; translated from the coding sequence ATGCGTCAGCTGACCCGCGAAGAGGTCGAACTCTTCCACCGGGCGAGGGAGGTACTCGAAGGCTCCTTCCACCCCGAGATCCACCAGGTCGCGGCCGCTGCGCGGACCGGGGACGGACAGGTCTTCGTCGGCCTGCACATCGGCTCGCGCCGGATCAACGTGTGTGCGGAGTCCTCGGCCTTCGCCAATGTCGAGATCGCCAACGCCGGACCGGTCCTGTCCATGGTCGCCGTCTGCAAGGACGAGGCAGGCCGGGTCGTGGTCACCAACCCGTGCGGCGTGTGCCGTGAGCTCATGCAGCAGTACGCCCCCGACGCCCAGGTCATCGTCGACCACGGTGGTGAGGTGCGCTCGGTGCCGTCCGCCTCGCTGATCCCCACCCCGTGGCGCTTCCCGCACGAGACCGCGTGGACCGTCGAGGAACCCAGCGAAGGAGAAGAGTGA
- a CDS encoding fumarylacetoacetate hydrolase family protein translates to MITPQDLLPEDADQALLVGRVHDPEVGGPCVVVVTGGRAIDISDVAPTVSDLFERDDLLDALAAATAAAAERRGWSMTDLAAATTDQDAARPRLLAPVDLQVVKAAGVTFVESMLERVIEERAKGDAARAAEIRAQLSEIIGGAISSVRPGSESAARVKELLIEEDLWSQYLEVGIGPDPEIFTKAPVLSAVGSGVEIGVHSRSTWNNPEPEVVLAVRSDGRAIGATLGNDVNLRDFEGRSALLLTEAKDNNASCALGPFIRLFNDSFTMDDIRQIEVQLTVTGVDDFVLDGRSSMRNISRDPEDLIHHAYGDHHQYPDGFMLFTGTLFAPTQDRFAEDAGFTHVLGDVVRIATPRLGALVNRVTHSEQAPRWEFGIRALMSNLSERGLLAPSAPVPAQL, encoded by the coding sequence ATGATCACACCCCAGGATCTGCTGCCTGAGGACGCCGACCAGGCGCTTCTCGTGGGCCGCGTGCACGACCCGGAGGTGGGCGGACCGTGTGTCGTCGTCGTCACCGGCGGCCGCGCCATCGACATCTCTGACGTCGCCCCGACTGTGTCGGACCTCTTCGAGCGCGACGACCTCCTCGACGCCCTGGCCGCGGCCACCGCCGCCGCGGCCGAGCGGCGCGGCTGGTCCATGACCGACCTCGCTGCGGCCACCACCGACCAGGACGCTGCGCGCCCACGGCTGCTGGCCCCAGTCGATCTCCAGGTCGTCAAGGCCGCCGGAGTCACCTTCGTGGAGAGCATGCTGGAGCGGGTGATCGAGGAGCGCGCTAAGGGCGATGCCGCCCGCGCGGCCGAGATCCGCGCACAGCTCTCGGAGATCATCGGGGGGGCCATCTCGTCGGTGCGCCCCGGCAGCGAGAGCGCCGCGCGCGTCAAGGAGCTGCTGATCGAGGAGGACCTGTGGTCCCAGTACCTCGAGGTCGGCATCGGCCCGGACCCGGAGATCTTCACCAAGGCGCCGGTGCTGTCGGCTGTCGGATCCGGCGTGGAGATCGGCGTGCACAGCCGCTCGACGTGGAACAACCCCGAGCCCGAGGTCGTGCTCGCGGTCCGGTCCGACGGTCGGGCGATCGGTGCCACGCTGGGCAACGACGTCAACCTCCGTGACTTCGAGGGGCGCAGCGCCCTGTTGCTCACCGAGGCCAAGGACAACAACGCCTCGTGCGCACTGGGCCCGTTCATCCGTCTCTTCAACGACTCATTCACGATGGACGACATCCGTCAGATCGAGGTCCAGCTGACCGTCACCGGCGTCGACGACTTCGTGCTCGACGGCCGCAGCTCGATGCGGAACATCAGCCGTGACCCGGAGGACCTAATCCATCACGCCTACGGTGACCACCACCAGTACCCGGACGGCTTCATGCTCTTCACCGGCACCCTGTTCGCTCCCACCCAGGACCGGTTCGCCGAGGACGCCGGGTTTACCCACGTGCTCGGCGACGTCGTCCGCATCGCCACCCCGCGACTCGGCGCCCTGGTCAACCGGGTCACCCACTCCGAGCAGGCCCCCCGCTGGGAGTTCGGCATCCGTGCGCTGATGTCCAACCTCAGCGAGCGTGGCCTGCTCGCCCCGTCCGCGCCCGTCCCGGCGCAACTCTGA
- a CDS encoding C-terminal binding protein, which produces MAKRVVVTDHAFRSVRHEQAVAAAHGASFACFAATTVEDAKAATAGADVAFVNFAPMTREVLAGMRSGGTVVRYGIGYDNVDVPAARELGIHVANVPDYGVETVADHASASLLALARRLPIYSGRIRTERWVRPGDIGAIRGMRSSVVGLVGMGRIAQAVHDRLRPFGFSFVAYDPLCDPEVFVERDVTPVSLLELAQQAHAISLHAPSNAETRGMIGEEFFRAVQPGTVLVNTARGSLVDEAALVRALDEGRIAAVALDVTDPEPVPVESPLRNRDEVLLTPHAAFYDEDSLDRLQLLAAEEAGRALRGDRLRCPLT; this is translated from the coding sequence ATGGCCAAGCGTGTCGTGGTCACCGACCACGCATTCCGCAGCGTCCGGCACGAGCAGGCGGTGGCCGCCGCGCACGGCGCCTCCTTCGCCTGCTTTGCCGCCACCACCGTCGAGGATGCCAAGGCGGCCACTGCCGGAGCGGACGTGGCCTTCGTCAACTTCGCGCCGATGACCCGCGAGGTCCTTGCCGGGATGCGGTCCGGCGGGACCGTCGTGCGCTACGGCATCGGTTATGACAACGTGGACGTGCCGGCCGCACGCGAACTCGGCATCCACGTCGCCAACGTTCCCGACTACGGCGTCGAGACCGTCGCCGACCACGCCAGCGCCTCGCTGCTTGCACTCGCCCGGCGACTGCCCATCTACAGCGGCCGCATCCGCACCGAACGCTGGGTGCGTCCCGGCGACATCGGGGCGATCCGCGGAATGCGCTCGAGCGTGGTGGGCCTGGTCGGCATGGGCCGGATCGCCCAGGCAGTCCACGACCGACTCCGGCCCTTCGGGTTCAGCTTCGTGGCCTACGACCCACTCTGCGACCCCGAGGTCTTCGTGGAGCGCGACGTCACCCCGGTCTCGTTGCTGGAGTTGGCTCAGCAGGCGCACGCCATCTCGCTCCACGCCCCCAGCAACGCAGAGACCCGCGGCATGATCGGCGAGGAGTTCTTCCGGGCCGTGCAGCCGGGGACCGTGCTGGTCAACACCGCGCGGGGATCGTTGGTCGACGAGGCGGCGCTCGTGCGAGCCCTCGACGAGGGGCGGATCGCGGCGGTGGCCCTGGACGTGACGGATCCCGAGCCCGTCCCGGTCGAGTCGCCGCTACGCAACCGTGACGAGGTGCTCCTCACCCCCCACGCGGCGTTCTACGACGAGGACTCACTCGACCGCCTGCAGCTACTCGCCGCCGAGGAAGCCGGGCGTGCGTTGCGCGGCGACCGGCTCCGCTGTCCGCTTACCTAG
- a CDS encoding ABC transporter permease: MTTTTDSTATDRAARRSVARVWLRSRFPSAAFIVATGLLMASVLIQLQGYQPVPTIWAGVEYAVGDPVSIARTLVWGVPLYVAGLGVALAFRAGMFNLGAEGQIYAGAMAAALTGAYIGPIFTGLHLLLAVMAAAVAGGLIAAALGWLRAAWGVDEVLSTLLSNYIVVLFCAYLATGPLKDPSRQSGTTKEVHDTAMFPELAARTGLTGAVFVVIALGIAVWWVSERSVAGYRWRMTGESPHFAQAVGISVFRSRVMSMLVSGALCGVAGALLVTASQGRFWTEIGSGIGWDAVLVALIGRARIIPTMGWVTIYCLMRGMARGIEQVSTVPAELSLILIGGIIIAASARLGLVRSFESLRRRFAFARKGHPHGVA; the protein is encoded by the coding sequence ATGACGACCACCACCGACTCCACAGCCACGGACAGGGCTGCCAGGCGATCGGTGGCCCGGGTGTGGCTACGCTCACGCTTCCCGTCCGCGGCCTTCATCGTGGCCACCGGCCTGCTGATGGCCTCGGTGCTGATCCAGTTGCAGGGATATCAGCCCGTCCCGACCATCTGGGCCGGCGTTGAGTACGCCGTCGGCGACCCGGTCAGCATCGCCCGCACCCTGGTCTGGGGCGTCCCGCTCTACGTCGCCGGGCTAGGCGTCGCCTTGGCCTTCCGGGCGGGCATGTTCAACCTCGGCGCCGAGGGCCAGATCTACGCGGGGGCCATGGCCGCCGCCCTCACCGGCGCCTACATCGGGCCGATCTTCACCGGCCTCCACCTCCTGCTCGCCGTCATGGCGGCGGCCGTCGCCGGTGGCCTCATCGCGGCCGCGCTCGGCTGGCTGCGGGCGGCCTGGGGCGTCGACGAGGTGCTCTCCACCCTGCTGTCCAACTATATCGTGGTCCTCTTCTGCGCCTACCTGGCCACCGGACCGCTCAAGGACCCGAGCCGGCAGAGTGGCACGACCAAGGAGGTCCATGACACGGCGATGTTCCCAGAGCTCGCCGCTCGTACCGGCCTGACCGGCGCGGTCTTCGTCGTCATCGCGCTCGGCATCGCAGTGTGGTGGGTCAGCGAGCGCTCCGTCGCCGGCTACCGCTGGCGGATGACGGGCGAGAGCCCCCACTTCGCCCAAGCGGTCGGCATCTCGGTGTTCCGCTCCAGGGTGATGTCGATGCTCGTGAGCGGCGCCCTGTGCGGCGTGGCCGGTGCGTTGCTGGTCACCGCCTCCCAGGGACGGTTCTGGACCGAGATCGGGTCCGGCATCGGATGGGACGCCGTGCTGGTCGCCCTGATCGGCCGCGCCCGCATCATCCCCACCATGGGCTGGGTCACGATCTACTGCCTCATGCGCGGCATGGCCCGTGGCATCGAGCAGGTCTCCACGGTGCCGGCAGAGCTCTCGCTGATCCTCATCGGCGGCATCATCATCGCCGCGTCCGCGCGTCTCGGCCTGGTCAGGTCGTTCGAGTCGCTGCGGCGCCGGTTCGCTTTCGCACGGAAGGGGCACCCGCATGGAGTGGCTTGA
- a CDS encoding FadR/GntR family transcriptional regulator, whose protein sequence is MADAIKDFVVSSDLNPGDKLPTEPELVERYGVSRSVVREAGRLLVERGLVEISPGRGMLVAEFNGTSIARQYELMLELKAGSFRDLMEMRLVLEVGMARLAAERHTQEDAEELLAALDNFALAGQSQQKALEADLAFHALIARCVHNPFFEFVANPVNDYLRSAYSSSLGYEAARSCTLDEHRAIADAVLARDGDRASELSRLHLQRILDTRRDLVADSEQPDPSQDGERP, encoded by the coding sequence GTGGCCGACGCGATCAAGGACTTCGTCGTCTCCTCCGACCTCAATCCGGGCGACAAGCTCCCCACGGAGCCCGAGCTGGTCGAGCGCTACGGCGTCAGTCGGTCGGTCGTTCGTGAGGCGGGCCGGCTCCTGGTCGAGCGCGGCTTGGTCGAGATCAGCCCGGGCCGAGGCATGCTGGTGGCCGAGTTCAACGGCACCAGCATTGCCCGCCAGTACGAGCTCATGCTGGAGCTCAAGGCCGGCAGTTTCCGAGATCTCATGGAGATGCGGCTGGTGCTGGAGGTCGGAATGGCCCGGCTGGCCGCCGAGCGGCACACCCAGGAGGACGCCGAAGAGCTGCTCGCAGCGCTCGACAACTTCGCACTCGCCGGACAAAGCCAGCAGAAGGCGCTCGAGGCCGACCTAGCCTTCCATGCGTTGATCGCTCGATGCGTCCACAACCCGTTCTTCGAGTTCGTCGCCAACCCCGTCAACGACTACCTGCGGAGTGCCTACAGCTCGAGCTTGGGCTACGAGGCGGCGCGCTCGTGCACGCTCGACGAGCACCGCGCCATCGCCGACGCGGTCCTCGCCCGCGATGGCGACCGCGCGAGCGAACTCAGCCGACTGCACCTGCAACGCATCCTCGATACCAGGCGTGACCTCGTGGCCGATTCCGAGCAGCCGGATCCCAGCCAGGACGGAGAGAGGCCATGA
- a CDS encoding VOC family protein, translating into MSRPTITDLCLVTHDLEASVEFYTTKLGYTLSSRMPGFADFEGPGVILALWDAQLIRETTGVPALAEEPSGRTVMVAVELSSPVEIDTAYERLRARGIEFYSPPADYPWNARCIYFPGPCGEFWEYFAWLEGGKPGQLGAASTTHDERTIP; encoded by the coding sequence GTGAGTCGACCCACGATCACCGACCTCTGCCTGGTCACCCATGACCTCGAGGCATCGGTCGAGTTCTACACCACCAAGCTGGGCTACACGCTGTCCTCGCGGATGCCCGGGTTCGCCGACTTCGAAGGGCCGGGCGTCATCCTCGCACTCTGGGACGCCCAGCTCATCCGCGAGACCACCGGCGTCCCCGCACTGGCCGAGGAGCCCTCGGGCCGCACAGTCATGGTTGCCGTCGAGCTCTCCTCACCGGTGGAAATCGACACTGCCTACGAGCGACTGCGTGCCCGGGGCATTGAGTTCTACAGCCCGCCGGCCGACTACCCCTGGAACGCCCGCTGCATCTACTTCCCCGGTCCCTGCGGGGAGTTCTGGGAGTACTTCGCCTGGCTCGAAGGCGGCAAGCCCGGCCAGTTGGGCGCCGCATCCACCACCCATGACGAGAGGACGATTCCATGA
- a CDS encoding ABC transporter permease: MEWLDAFLASGIRFTTPILLAGLGCLATAWTRDLNVGLEGAMIFAAFFGVVIGLSTSSWVLAVVLTILLGAVSGLLFGVVVTVLRVNVFVAGIVLNVLGAGGTVYLLRSMYGVKGTLADEGIPAMARFDIPVVKDIPVLSGLVSGHTALTYLSWILTVLVGLAVVHSVAVRRLKAAGEHPDALATAGGSVTWMRIAAQSWCLALCGLAGVQLSLGQLSLFTEGMTSGMGFVALAAVIFCRGRLVLLAVMCFVFGLSSAAGVQISEDVMPPQFAQMIPYVVALLGLVVLAKRSPEGQLRIATPTMES; encoded by the coding sequence ATGGAGTGGCTTGATGCGTTCCTGGCCTCCGGGATCCGATTCACCACCCCGATCCTCCTGGCCGGGCTCGGCTGCCTCGCAACGGCCTGGACCCGCGACCTGAACGTCGGACTCGAAGGTGCGATGATCTTCGCCGCCTTCTTCGGCGTCGTCATCGGCCTGTCCACGAGTTCCTGGGTGCTCGCGGTCGTGCTGACGATCCTGCTCGGTGCGGTCTCCGGCCTGCTCTTCGGCGTCGTGGTCACGGTGCTTCGGGTCAACGTCTTCGTCGCTGGGATCGTCCTCAACGTCCTCGGGGCGGGAGGCACGGTCTATCTGCTGCGATCCATGTACGGCGTCAAGGGGACCCTCGCCGACGAGGGCATTCCCGCCATGGCTCGCTTCGACATCCCGGTGGTCAAGGACATTCCCGTGCTGTCGGGCCTGGTCTCGGGACACACGGCGTTGACCTACCTCAGCTGGATCCTCACCGTGCTGGTCGGCCTGGCCGTGGTGCACTCGGTGGCGGTCCGGCGGCTGAAGGCCGCCGGCGAGCACCCGGACGCGCTGGCGACCGCCGGTGGCAGCGTGACCTGGATGCGCATCGCCGCCCAATCCTGGTGCCTGGCCCTGTGCGGCCTGGCTGGTGTCCAACTCAGCCTGGGCCAGCTCTCCCTGTTCACCGAGGGTATGACCAGCGGCATGGGCTTCGTGGCTCTGGCCGCCGTCATCTTCTGCCGGGGCCGGCTCGTGCTCCTGGCCGTCATGTGCTTCGTCTTCGGCCTGTCCTCGGCGGCTGGCGTTCAGATCAGCGAGGACGTGATGCCGCCCCAGTTCGCCCAGATGATCCCTTACGTCGTGGCGCTGCTCGGCCTCGTGGTACTCGCCAAGCGCTCACCCGAGGGCCAGCTGCGCATCGCGACACCGACCATGGAGAGCTAG
- a CDS encoding DUF2516 family protein translates to MLHVLQAEMTFMMIVELVLLVVKIFAFVNSLMYSAQAYDAANKLTKPTWTIILGLGVAVQLVLGGSLLLISLAFTIAALVYLADVRPALASLTRR, encoded by the coding sequence GTGCTGCACGTGCTCCAGGCCGAGATGACCTTCATGATGATCGTGGAGCTGGTGCTCCTCGTGGTGAAGATCTTCGCGTTCGTGAACTCGCTGATGTACTCCGCGCAGGCCTACGACGCGGCGAACAAGCTCACCAAGCCGACCTGGACGATCATCCTCGGGCTCGGGGTGGCGGTGCAGCTGGTCCTGGGGGGTTCGCTGCTGCTGATCAGCCTCGCCTTCACGATCGCTGCGCTCGTGTACCTCGCCGACGTTCGGCCCGCGCTCGCGTCGCTGACCCGTCGCTGA
- a CDS encoding BMP family lipoprotein, whose amino-acid sequence MIRSYDECTILPTRKCEPRNTGSGAKENPMKLKATWTALSAVALGLALAACGGQAPTTGSADDGDALKVGIFVDNAFGDGDFFDQAAKAEEPLKTEQGATVETYEGQLQAQNFEPLLQDAADANDLVFVLGFEAIDAMVKVAGENPDTTFVFIDGVVDSPEVVSAEFRTAEGCFMAGALAATVNQSASSDTAGFIGGVNAPVIKNCESGYTQGVTAVDPDQSVAAQYAGSFVDPAKGKEITIALGNKGAHAVFAYAGLTGAGSFNAAKSGTDVAPIGVVADKSSLAPGKSPGTLEMGVDSVILQTAEKYAAGQLEKGTSSSFGFAEGGWAMIYDDSLVDADQQAALENLQQGIVDGEVTIK is encoded by the coding sequence TTGATCAGATCATATGATGAATGTACCATCCTGCCAACCCGAAAGTGTGAGCCGCGCAACACAGGCTCCGGCGCGAAGGAGAATCCCATGAAGTTGAAGGCCACGTGGACGGCGCTCAGCGCCGTCGCCCTGGGGTTGGCGCTGGCCGCGTGCGGCGGCCAAGCACCCACGACGGGCTCCGCGGATGACGGCGACGCCCTGAAGGTCGGCATCTTCGTCGACAATGCCTTCGGCGATGGCGACTTCTTCGACCAAGCCGCCAAAGCCGAGGAACCGCTCAAGACCGAGCAGGGCGCCACCGTCGAAACCTATGAGGGCCAGCTCCAGGCGCAGAACTTCGAACCGCTGCTGCAGGACGCTGCCGACGCGAACGACCTCGTCTTCGTGCTCGGCTTCGAGGCGATCGACGCCATGGTCAAGGTCGCCGGCGAGAACCCCGACACCACGTTCGTCTTCATCGACGGCGTCGTGGACAGCCCGGAGGTCGTCTCGGCGGAGTTCCGCACAGCCGAGGGCTGCTTCATGGCCGGCGCACTGGCCGCGACCGTCAACCAGTCGGCCAGCAGCGACACGGCCGGCTTCATCGGCGGCGTCAACGCGCCGGTGATCAAGAACTGCGAGTCTGGCTACACGCAGGGCGTCACCGCCGTGGACCCCGACCAGAGCGTGGCTGCTCAGTACGCCGGCTCGTTCGTCGACCCTGCCAAGGGCAAGGAGATCACCATCGCCTTGGGCAACAAGGGCGCGCATGCGGTGTTCGCCTACGCCGGCCTGACCGGTGCCGGCTCGTTCAATGCCGCCAAGTCGGGCACCGATGTCGCACCCATCGGGGTGGTCGCCGATAAGAGCAGTCTGGCTCCCGGCAAGAGCCCCGGCACGTTGGAGATGGGCGTGGACTCGGTCATCTTGCAGACCGCCGAGAAGTACGCCGCCGGTCAGCTGGAGAAGGGCACCTCGTCCAGCTTCGGTTTCGCCGAGGGTGGCTGGGCGATGATCTACGACGACTCGCTCGTCGACGCTGACCAGCAGGCCGCGCTGGAGAACCTGCAGCAGGGCATCGTCGATGGCGAAGTGACGATCAAGTGA